A genomic window from Acidobacteriota bacterium includes:
- the rplB gene encoding 50S ribosomal protein L2 — protein MAIKKLTPTSAARRYQTYLVREEVTTDKPYKPLLSPKTKISGRNNDGRITVRRRGGGSKRQYRIVDFKRDKAGIPAKVATIEYDPNRSANIALLNYADGEKRYIIAPLGLKVGQTVVSGPDADIIPGNALPLRNIPLGTTIHNVELRPGKGAQMVRAAGGQAQLVAKEGDWAQLRLPSGEIRRVNIACYATVGQIGNIDHSNVSLGKAGRTRWLGRRPKVRGVAMNPVDHPHGGGEGKTSGGRNPVTPWGQPTRGYKTRNNKRTDKFIVRRANKK, from the coding sequence AGCAGCCAGGCGTTATCAAACCTACCTCGTCAGAGAAGAGGTGACAACCGATAAGCCTTACAAACCATTGCTGTCGCCGAAGACGAAAATTTCCGGGCGCAACAATGATGGACGCATAACCGTGCGTCGTCGCGGCGGGGGTTCCAAACGCCAGTATCGCATTGTCGATTTCAAACGCGATAAAGCGGGCATTCCGGCGAAAGTTGCTACCATCGAATACGACCCGAATCGTTCGGCAAATATCGCTTTGTTGAATTATGCTGACGGCGAGAAACGTTACATCATCGCGCCGCTCGGACTCAAAGTCGGACAGACCGTGGTATCAGGTCCCGATGCCGATATTATTCCGGGCAACGCGCTGCCGCTTCGCAACATTCCGCTGGGTACGACGATTCACAATGTCGAACTCAGACCTGGTAAAGGCGCACAGATGGTGCGCGCCGCAGGCGGTCAGGCGCAGTTGGTTGCCAAAGAAGGCGACTGGGCGCAACTTCGTTTACCTTCGGGTGAAATTCGCCGCGTCAATATTGCTTGCTACGCGACGGTCGGACAAATCGGCAACATCGACCACAGCAATGTGAGCCTCGGCAAAGCCGGACGCACGCGCTGGCTCGGTCGTCGTCCGAAAGTTCGCGGCGTGGCAATGAACCCGGTTGATCATCCACATGGTGGCGGCGAAGGTAAAACTTCAGGTGGTCGCAACCCGGTGACCCCCTGGGGACAACCAACACGCGGTTACAAAACCAGAAACAATAAGCGCACCGATAAATTCATCGTGCGTAGAGCTAACAAGAAATAG